From the genome of Haloferax mediterranei ATCC 33500, one region includes:
- a CDS encoding transposase, translating to MQREFVRTATEEALDFAREQGIPAPDPVFRPEERDISSKRSEQRLVAEKTKEVWQQAKPFVGMRENMYAQSGQHSFYIDTQRDRTPSASNHRYQIGKLTVEETRSMLHETTRMLIARARHNAELVGKLVAAIDITKGNPWAGKIERDGGNNITEDWILGYKDGEVYYQWATIQIVGYDIPLVLDAIPVKRGMKRADIVDSLLENALNLVDDIELVMMDREFDNDGVKNACDKHGVYYLNGARKHQSGKATCTRLRRAEKTVHIEEETVSGGPTRKRMYLPSSTSDDPETEDEDKGRETEERADIREQMRNELADFGMELGEDDAQHGFSTLTKELREEEASEPPVGSKEDAQAYALFETNHPSVTLNDEDSEIERIHIVERMVRRYRHRWGIENGYKQIKTFRVRTTSKRHTYRFFNFVFACVLYNVWRLVDLLVNLAIEGENSTYAPRVDANQFLTVAKKYYGLDPPD from the coding sequence GTGCAGCGCGAATTTGTGCGGACGGCCACCGAGGAAGCCCTTGACTTTGCCCGCGAACAAGGCATTCCCGCCCCCGACCCCGTGTTTCGGCCCGAGGAACGCGACATCTCCTCAAAGCGGAGCGAACAGCGACTCGTCGCGGAGAAGACCAAGGAGGTCTGGCAACAGGCCAAACCGTTCGTGGGGATGCGCGAGAACATGTACGCTCAGAGCGGCCAGCACTCCTTCTATATCGACACCCAGCGCGACCGCACCCCGAGTGCGTCGAACCACCGCTATCAGATTGGGAAACTCACCGTTGAGGAGACGCGCTCGATGCTCCACGAGACCACCCGGATGCTCATCGCCCGCGCTCGGCACAACGCCGAACTCGTCGGCAAACTCGTGGCCGCAATCGACATCACGAAGGGCAACCCGTGGGCGGGCAAAATCGAGCGCGACGGGGGCAACAACATCACGGAAGATTGGATTCTCGGCTACAAAGATGGTGAAGTGTATTATCAGTGGGCCACCATCCAAATTGTCGGCTATGACATCCCGCTCGTGCTAGACGCGATTCCAGTCAAACGTGGGATGAAGCGAGCCGACATCGTGGACAGCCTACTGGAGAACGCGCTCAACCTCGTGGACGACATCGAACTCGTGATGATGGACAGAGAGTTCGATAATGATGGTGTGAAGAACGCCTGCGACAAGCATGGTGTCTACTATCTGAACGGCGCACGGAAACATCAATCAGGGAAGGCAACCTGTACCCGGCTCCGTCGTGCCGAGAAGACAGTTCACATCGAAGAGGAAACGGTCTCAGGCGGCCCGACTCGCAAGCGGATGTACCTCCCGTCGAGTACGAGCGACGACCCCGAGACGGAAGACGAAGATAAGGGCCGTGAAACGGAGGAGAGAGCGGACATCCGCGAGCAAATGCGTAACGAACTCGCTGACTTCGGTATGGAACTGGGTGAGGATGACGCCCAGCACGGGTTCAGTACCCTCACGAAGGAACTCCGAGAAGAGGAGGCAAGTGAGCCGCCCGTGGGGAGTAAGGAGGATGCGCAGGCGTACGCGCTGTTCGAGACAAACCACCCCAGCGTGACGTTGAATGACGAGGATAGCGAGATCGAACGCATCCATATAGTTGAGCGGATGGTTCGCCGCTACCGCCACCGTTGGGGCATCGAGAACGGATACAAGCAAATCAAGACGTTCCGCGTCCGCACGACGAGTAAGCGCCATACGTATCGGTTCTTCAATTTCGTGTTCGCGTGTGTGCTGTACAACGTCTGGCGACTCGTGGACTTGCTGGTGAATCTCGCAATCGAGGGCGAAAACTCGACGTACGCGCCGCGTGTGGA